In uncultured Fretibacterium sp., the following proteins share a genomic window:
- a CDS encoding PLP-dependent aminotransferase family protein, with product MDNDDFSFRRQLSAMARERLEFSGISEIIALVETNGALSFGAGEPPDEAFPKNAFRSAVERALSEGMIWAYYHDDLGDLDLRAWIAERMSRDDMAPDWVGPENVVITHGAAGAISLAAEALIDEGTVVLVEGPTYSDSLLTFRRQGAICVPVPTDDEGILPEELERTPQLKEARFLYTIPNFQNPSGCTTPMERRLRVLDILRRHDVAIVEDDPYHYLGYDGPVPTSYLELAGDDRRVIHCNSFSKIVAPGLRIGWAVVPPALRDVFLALCICDGLGPALLMQRAILHLMRTLDFEKHVEGLRREYRSRRDRMLRLAEERLTPFGLRTNRPKGGFFIWGQGPDDMRGFNSAAFARYAVQHEGIGLIPGSVFFPDGDNRGDRAFRLSYARIPLDCMGEGMGRLARAWRAYHAHRHENRE from the coding sequence ATGGACAACGACGACTTCTCATTCCGCCGACAGCTCAGCGCCATGGCCCGAGAGCGACTGGAGTTCTCCGGAATCAGCGAGATCATCGCCTTGGTCGAGACGAACGGAGCCCTGTCGTTCGGCGCGGGGGAGCCGCCGGACGAGGCATTTCCCAAGAATGCCTTCCGGAGCGCTGTGGAAAGGGCGCTGAGTGAGGGGATGATCTGGGCCTATTACCACGACGACCTTGGGGACCTCGACCTGCGAGCCTGGATCGCCGAGCGCATGAGCAGGGACGATATGGCCCCGGATTGGGTCGGTCCGGAGAATGTCGTCATCACCCATGGGGCCGCAGGCGCCATCAGCCTGGCAGCCGAGGCATTGATCGACGAGGGGACGGTCGTGCTGGTCGAAGGACCGACCTACAGCGACAGCCTTCTCACGTTTCGCCGCCAGGGGGCGATCTGCGTGCCGGTCCCAACGGACGACGAGGGGATCCTTCCCGAGGAGCTCGAACGGACGCCGCAGCTGAAGGAGGCTCGATTCCTCTATACGATCCCCAATTTCCAGAACCCCAGCGGCTGTACGACGCCGATGGAACGCAGGCTGCGCGTTCTGGACATCCTCCGCAGACACGACGTCGCCATCGTCGAAGATGACCCCTATCACTATCTTGGCTACGACGGTCCGGTCCCGACAAGCTATCTGGAGCTCGCCGGCGACGACCGGCGCGTCATCCACTGTAACTCGTTCTCCAAGATCGTCGCGCCGGGCCTGCGCATCGGCTGGGCTGTCGTACCTCCCGCCCTGCGGGATGTTTTCCTTGCCCTGTGCATCTGCGACGGCCTGGGGCCGGCACTGCTCATGCAGAGGGCCATCCTGCATCTGATGCGCACGTTGGATTTCGAAAAACATGTGGAGGGCCTCCGCAGGGAGTACCGAAGCCGTCGGGACAGGATGCTGCGCCTCGCAGAAGAACGGCTGACCCCGTTCGGGCTGCGGACGAACCGGCCCAAAGGGGGCTTTTTCATCTGGGGACAGGGGCCGGACGATATGAGGGGCTTCAACTCCGCCGCATTTGCACGGTACGCCGTGCAGCACGAGGGGATCGGCCTCATCCCCGGGAGCGTGTTCTTTCCGGATGGGGACAACAGGGGCGACCGGGCCTTCCGCCTCTCCTACGCCAGGATCCCCCTGGATTGTATGGGTGAGGGCATGGGCAGGCTGGCGAGGGCATGGCGTGCGTACCATGCACACC
- a CDS encoding prepilin peptidase: MDLSLESFLPVLAAVLGACMGSFLNVVAHRSLEGRPWWGSERSICESCGRVLSSSELVPILSWVAQRGRCRGCGARVSPRYLVVELIGALAAAGTAWRWGVSWAFLISLVGTFGLLLSALTDYEAGEVFDAFALSMGISGILIRLVGGRDAILAGLLGAAVGWGIFAVIILASRGGMGWGDACFMAGIGAILGWRLTLLAFYLGIMAGGVGIVVLMIRGKVRWGRGDSIPLVPYLAVGCYLTLIWGPQALAFLGERFGVPEAFLPPWPFR, encoded by the coding sequence ATGGACCTCTCCCTGGAGTCTTTTCTGCCCGTCCTTGCCGCGGTCCTGGGCGCCTGCATGGGGTCCTTTCTCAACGTCGTCGCCCACCGCAGCCTGGAGGGGCGGCCCTGGTGGGGGAGCGAGCGCTCCATCTGCGAGTCCTGCGGACGCGTCCTCTCCTCGTCGGAGCTCGTTCCCATCCTCTCTTGGGTGGCGCAGCGCGGGCGGTGCCGTGGGTGCGGCGCGCGCGTCTCCCCGCGCTACCTGGTGGTCGAGCTCATCGGGGCCCTTGCGGCGGCGGGGACCGCGTGGCGCTGGGGCGTTTCCTGGGCCTTTCTCATCTCCCTGGTCGGGACCTTCGGTCTGCTGCTGAGCGCCCTCACAGACTACGAGGCCGGGGAGGTCTTCGACGCCTTTGCCCTGTCCATGGGGATAAGCGGCATCCTGATTCGCCTGGTGGGGGGGCGCGACGCCATCCTGGCGGGGCTTCTGGGGGCGGCCGTTGGATGGGGGATCTTTGCCGTCATCATCCTTGCCAGCCGCGGGGGCATGGGATGGGGCGACGCCTGCTTCATGGCCGGGATCGGCGCGATCCTCGGCTGGCGCCTCACCCTCCTGGCCTTCTACCTCGGCATCATGGCCGGAGGTGTGGGGATAGTCGTCCTCATGATCCGCGGAAAGGTCCGCTGGGGGCGGGGGGACTCCATCCCGCTGGTGCCCTATTTGGCCGTCGGATGTTACCTTACGCTCATCTGGGGACCTCAGGCGCTTGCGTTCCTCGGGGAGCGCTTCGGAGTCCCGGAGGCCTTTCTGCCCCCCTGGCCGTTCCGCTGA
- a CDS encoding ABC transporter substrate-binding protein: MKVGFPSERIVCLQHHSLDIITQVGGQKSLVGVVKGWERLLGSYMRDVLPGIEDLPTPGNLNDCNVEEIAKLKPDLVIVAVQFDKGKIAQLERLGIPVLVVALRTWQGEQKEAQSPELADPDTAYTLGCKWAVETLGRLTGREKQAEALWHFAMENRKYVEDRLGDVPDAQRIRVFIANENNMTYGTGKYVSCQLERAGAVNVAAKELKGYKEANFERVAKWDPDVIIVQDRNKAVYDEILSSEKWKPVNAVKHGRVYLAPSWTKIWGNPGPDSIALGELWLANRFYPERFDESVLKNKVERFYGEFYGIPFKGDF, translated from the coding sequence GTGAAAGTCGGGTTTCCCTCCGAGAGGATCGTCTGTCTTCAGCACCATTCCCTGGATATCATCACTCAAGTAGGAGGCCAAAAGTCTCTTGTCGGTGTTGTGAAGGGATGGGAGAGACTGCTGGGCAGTTACATGAGGGATGTCTTGCCGGGCATAGAGGACCTGCCGACGCCGGGAAACCTCAACGACTGTAACGTCGAGGAGATTGCGAAGCTCAAACCCGACCTGGTGATTGTTGCGGTGCAGTTTGATAAGGGCAAAATCGCACAGCTCGAGAGATTGGGAATTCCGGTTCTCGTCGTGGCTTTGCGCACGTGGCAGGGGGAGCAGAAGGAGGCGCAGAGTCCGGAGCTTGCCGATCCGGATACTGCTTATACCTTGGGCTGCAAATGGGCGGTCGAGACCCTTGGCCGGCTGACGGGACGCGAGAAACAAGCGGAGGCCCTCTGGCACTTCGCCATGGAGAACAGGAAATATGTCGAAGATCGTCTGGGCGATGTCCCCGACGCCCAGCGGATACGGGTGTTCATTGCCAACGAGAACAACATGACTTACGGTACCGGAAAGTATGTCAGCTGTCAGCTGGAGAGGGCCGGAGCCGTCAATGTCGCGGCGAAGGAGCTGAAGGGCTACAAAGAGGCGAACTTCGAACGGGTCGCCAAGTGGGATCCGGATGTCATCATCGTTCAGGATCGCAATAAGGCGGTCTATGATGAGATTCTATCCTCCGAAAAATGGAAGCCTGTCAATGCAGTCAAACACGGACGGGTTTACCTTGCACCGAGCTGGACCAAAATATGGGGTAATCCGGGCCCCGATTCGATCGCTCTTGGAGAGCTTTGGTTGGCAAACCGCTTTTATCCCGAACGCTTTGACGAATCCGTCTTGAAAAATAAAGTGGAGCGCTTCTATGGGGAATTTTACGGAATTCCCTTCAAGGGGGATTTTTGA
- a CDS encoding iron ABC transporter permease, whose amino-acid sequence MKNEHVSRSLCLGFRAALVLIPVGVAFASLMIGPYDIGPLEVLEILSEKLRSGWEVSDRMASGMIWQVRLPRIMASAMIGAGLSVSGAVFQGLFKNPLASPYTLGVSNGAGFGAALAILLSAGAVLVQFFAVGFGILSLGIVFVLAARSRRSAVTLVLAGMLVGALFSSLISLLKFIADPYEKLPQIVFWLMGSFSSVDYPELRRILLPYIISLTVLYLFRWRLNILSLGDREAQSMGVNVRANRAVVITAGSTLTALSVSVAGVVGWVGIVVPHLARLLVGPDFRVLLPVSASLGASYLILIDGICRTLTASEIPLGVITGIIGAPLFIYFIYKGRVNW is encoded by the coding sequence TTGAAGAACGAGCACGTATCCCGAAGCCTTTGCCTCGGTTTTCGGGCCGCCCTGGTTCTGATCCCAGTGGGCGTTGCTTTTGCCTCTTTGATGATTGGCCCCTACGATATCGGTCCTCTGGAGGTTCTGGAAATCCTGTCGGAAAAGCTCCGGTCGGGCTGGGAGGTATCGGATAGGATGGCGTCTGGCATGATTTGGCAGGTCCGATTGCCTCGAATTATGGCATCGGCCATGATTGGCGCCGGTTTGAGCGTTTCTGGCGCCGTTTTTCAGGGATTGTTCAAGAATCCCCTGGCCTCTCCCTATACGCTGGGGGTCTCGAACGGTGCAGGTTTTGGTGCGGCCCTGGCTATTCTTCTATCTGCAGGAGCGGTTCTCGTCCAGTTTTTTGCCGTTGGGTTCGGGATACTTTCCTTGGGTATCGTCTTCGTTCTCGCAGCCCGCAGCAGGCGGTCCGCTGTGACGCTTGTTCTCGCGGGAATGCTTGTTGGCGCTCTCTTTTCGTCGCTCATCTCCCTGCTCAAGTTCATCGCCGACCCTTATGAAAAATTGCCGCAGATCGTCTTCTGGCTCATGGGCTCCTTTTCCTCGGTCGACTACCCCGAGCTTCGGCGGATTCTGCTCCCTTACATCATATCCTTGACCGTCCTGTATCTTTTTCGATGGCGGCTCAACATCCTGAGCCTGGGGGACCGGGAGGCCCAGTCCATGGGAGTGAACGTAAGGGCAAACCGCGCTGTCGTCATTACGGCCGGCAGCACGCTGACCGCCCTTTCAGTCAGTGTGGCGGGCGTTGTCGGTTGGGTGGGTATTGTCGTCCCTCATCTAGCCAGGCTCCTGGTGGGGCCGGACTTCCGAGTGCTGCTTCCGGTAAGTGCCTCTCTGGGGGCTTCATATTTGATCCTCATCGACGGAATATGCCGAACGCTTACCGCCTCGGAAATTCCCTTGGGGGTCATTACGGGTATTATTGGTGCGCCTCTGTTCATTTATTTTATCTACAAGGGAAGGGTGAACTGGTGA
- a CDS encoding ABC transporter ATP-binding protein, producing the protein MRLEVRDLSFEYRRGQAILDGISFAYSAPDVLCILGENGTGKSTLLKCIVGELRGSLGEILIDGVPVKNYGARALAAKIAYLPQAHVPFFPFPVLDIVVMGQISRMGYLANPGAEEEKKAMEKLEFLNIAHLYDKPYTNISGGERQLVLLATALAQEPEVLILDEPTAHLDFGNQFRFLRLIKNLREQGIGIIMTTHFPDHALDVGGTTAVLQKGRLAAWGTSDEVIDSVLLSEVYGLDVEIGCFGGQKFCRVRS; encoded by the coding sequence ATGCGGCTGGAGGTGCGGGATCTGAGCTTCGAATACCGTAGGGGACAGGCTATACTGGACGGTATTTCGTTTGCTTACTCGGCGCCGGATGTCCTCTGCATTCTGGGAGAGAATGGGACGGGGAAGAGTACGCTTCTCAAATGTATCGTAGGGGAGCTTCGCGGTAGCCTCGGAGAGATCCTCATTGATGGGGTTCCCGTGAAAAATTACGGGGCACGGGCTCTGGCCGCGAAAATAGCCTACCTTCCGCAGGCACACGTGCCCTTCTTTCCCTTCCCCGTACTGGATATCGTCGTCATGGGGCAGATCTCACGCATGGGGTACCTGGCCAATCCCGGTGCCGAGGAAGAAAAAAAGGCCATGGAAAAACTGGAGTTCTTAAATATCGCCCACCTTTATGACAAGCCCTACACGAACATTTCCGGCGGAGAGCGCCAACTGGTGCTGCTGGCCACGGCTCTGGCTCAGGAGCCGGAGGTGTTGATCCTGGATGAGCCCACCGCCCATCTGGATTTCGGGAATCAGTTTCGCTTCCTTCGGTTGATAAAAAACTTGAGAGAGCAGGGGATAGGGATTATCATGACGACCCATTTTCCTGACCATGCGCTCGACGTCGGGGGAACTACAGCGGTTCTGCAAAAAGGACGACTGGCCGCATGGGGCACGTCGGACGAGGTGATCGACAGCGTACTGCTGTCCGAGGTCTACGGTCTTGATGTCGAGATCGGGTGCTTTGGAGGACAGAAGTTCTGCCGGGTGCGGTCCTGA